A part of Calditerricola satsumensis genomic DNA contains:
- a CDS encoding YneF family protein yields the protein MEFLIPVLTFIGGAVLGFFGGVFYLRKQFARMQMDPQQLQRIARSMGIHLNQKQLNQVQQLMKNWHKKKR from the coding sequence ATGGAATTCCTGATTCCGGTGCTGACATTCATTGGCGGAGCGGTTTTGGGGTTTTTTGGAGGGGTCTTCTATTTGCGCAAGCAGTTTGCGCGCATGCAAATGGATCCGCAGCAATTGCAGCGGATTGCCCGCAGCATGGGCATCCACCTGAACCAAAAGCAACTCAACCAAGTGCAGCAACTGATGAAAAACTGGCATAAGAAAAAGCGTTGA